The following are from one region of the bacterium genome:
- a CDS encoding IS3 family transposase (programmed frameshift), producing MVSPTRPDPEVVIDAKRRTFTAEYKQRILAAADAAADHGGIGALLRREGLYSSHLVTWRRERQAGILKGLTPRPRGPKPTRSPQDEEIRQLREATQRLTEAWRKAAIVIDVQKKGRAAGGAKTLERVEGAAVMEAVTDLSAVVGIRRACDALGVARAAFYRQRPKPRRVEAPTAPTRPLPARALRDDEREAVLAVLHAERFRDRAPAAVQATLLDEGTYLCSTRTMYRVLAQAGESRERRDQLVHPTYQKPELLATAPNHLWSWDITKLLGPAKWTYFYLYVILDVFSRYVVGWMIAHREGAELAEAFIADTITTHGIPPGQLTLHADRGRVMRSKPVAFLLADLGVTKTHSRPYVSDDNPYSESQFRTLKYRPEFPDRFGAIEDARAFGHVFFPWYNDEHRHSGLGLLTPAMVHFGDAPVVLARRQAVLDAAYAAHPERFVRHAPVPLPLPSAVWINKPRPAAARTEERRQ from the exons ATGGTCAGCCCGACCCGGCCGGATCCGGAGGTCGTCATCGACGCGAAGCGGCGTACGTTCACGGCGGAGTACAAGCAACGCATCCTGGCGGCGGCGGATGCCGCGGCCGACCACGGGGGCATTGGGGCGTTGCTCCGCCGGGAAGGCCTGTACTCGTCGCACCTGGTCACGTGGCGCCGCGAGCGCCAGGCCGGTATCCTCAAGGGCTTGACGCCGCGGCCGCGCGGGCCGAAGCCCACGCGCTCGCCGCAGGACGAGGAGATCCGCCAGCTTCGGGAGGCCACCCAGCGGTTGACGGAGGCGTGGCGGAAGGCCGCGATCGTCATCGACGTCCAAAAAAAA GGCCGCGCTGCTGGAGGAGCGAAGACCCTCGAGCGCGTCGAAGGAGCCGCGGTGATGGAGGCCGTCACCGACCTGAGCGCCGTCGTCGGCATCCGCCGCGCCTGCGACGCGCTCGGGGTGGCCCGCGCGGCGTTCTACCGGCAGCGGCCGAAGCCGCGTCGGGTCGAGGCGCCGACGGCCCCGACACGACCGCTGCCGGCTCGCGCCCTCCGGGACGACGAGCGGGAGGCCGTCTTGGCGGTGCTGCACGCGGAGCGCTTTCGCGACCGCGCCCCGGCCGCGGTGCAGGCCACGCTGCTCGACGAGGGCACGTACCTGTGCTCGACCCGGACGATGTACCGCGTGCTCGCCCAGGCGGGGGAATCGCGCGAGCGGCGTGATCAACTGGTTCATCCGACGTACCAGAAGCCTGAACTGCTGGCCACCGCGCCGAACCACCTCTGGAGCTGGGATATCACGAAGCTGCTCGGCCCCGCCAAGTGGACCTACTTCTACCTCTACGTGATCCTGGACGTCTTCAGCCGGTACGTCGTGGGCTGGATGATCGCGCATCGCGAAGGCGCCGAATTGGCGGAGGCCTTCATCGCCGACACGATCACCACACACGGGATTCCCCCCGGTCAGCTGACGCTCCACGCCGACCGGGGCCGCGTCATGCGATCCAAGCCGGTGGCCTTCTTGCTGGCCGACCTGGGCGTGACCAAGACCCACAGTCGCCCGTACGTGTCGGACGACAACCCGTACTCGGAAAGCCAGTTTCGAACGCTGAAGTACCGTCCGGAATTCCCCGACCGCTTCGGGGCCATCGAAGACGCCCGGGCCTTCGGCCATGTCTTCTTCCCGTGGTACAACGACGAGCATCGGCACTCGGGGCTGGGGTTGCTGACGCCGGCGATGGTCCACTTCGGCGACGCCCCGGTCGTGCTGGCCCGGCGCCAGGCGGTCCTC